The window AATGTGGAAGTGGTTAGAACtctagatcaaaggcattttgcatttcaaaaaagaatgtcaggaaaagtgggaattcttgGTGTGTGTAAAATGGCATGAAAATCCTTAATTGGTTaattgaatgctttgatgttggaagGGCCTGAATGGGTGGAGAAATGTGGACGTagctagaactctttagatcaaaggcattttacGTTCCGGAAGAAGAAATTTGTGAATTTGTGTGCTGTGCTATTAGCATGAATGTTCggactttgttgaatgagttgatgttggaatgaggagACTCCATAAGCGCCatcaaaaacataataatattgctaattagatttttatattatattttatattttgctattttttaaagATTCTTCGCttaatttttaatgcttttctCATGCAGCACTTTTCTTGTTCATGTCCACGATGTCCTTCATACTTGTAGTTGCTCTCTGCTGCCCCTAATGGACAAACAACACTTCACGCCCAAACTGGTATTGCAAATGAACGGATTGTTGCTGAACTGTGCAGGAGTGTCAGGGTGGCGATGAAGGACGTGCAGACGTACGCTCAGGTCCTTCTTGGTGCCCACGAGGAACAGCTGAACCGCCGTGGGGTCGTTCTCTTTCAGCGCATCTTCTAGCCACTGCCTGGGAAAACCACGCGACGCAATCTCAGCTTGCTAACAAACACACGAttgtgacaaacacacaaacaaacacacacaagcttacCTCGTGTGATCCAAAGTCCCCACGTCATTTACGTCAAACACGATGATCACAACTGGAAGGAGACGCATGGGGACGTTGGCAAGTGTAGACAGACATGACAAGCTAATGCTACCACGGGCTAACCTTTTCTCTgtgtctgtcccctcttaaaccaAACTGTGCCAAGCACTAGCAGGTGACGCTATTATTGTTGCGGTCTTCTTTCTTCTCTTTTCGCTCTTTGTCCCCTCTTAAACCAAACTCAACCAAGCACATTCGGTGTTATCTTCTGCGATGGCTTTTTCGTTCTCATTTTCTCTCTGTCCCCTCTTATATCAAGCGCTAGCATTCAGTGCTAATGCGATCATCTTATTGCTTTCTGTTCTCATTTTGTCTCCCCTCTTGAAACCAAGCACCAGCACTTCTTCTCTTTCCCCTCTTACATCAAGCTAAACCAAGTGCTAGCATTCAATGTTGTTGCTATCATCGCTGCTTGTTCTCATTTTCTCTCGTAGCGTTCAATGTTGTTGCTGTCATCTTCTGTTATTGCCATTTCTCATTGTCCCTTTGTCCCCTCTTAAACCAAACTACATATGCGCTAGCATTTCATGCAATCATCGTGTGTTGCCTTTTGTCCTCGTCTTCTCTCCGTCCCTGCTGAAATTAAACTAAACCAAGCGCTAGGATTCAATGTTGTTCTTCTCTTATTGCTTTTTGTTCTCATGTTTCTCagtctgtcccctcttaaatgCCAAGCACACTAGCATTCAGTGTTGTTGCCATCTATCATCGTCCGTTATGGCTACTTGTTCCAATTttctctgtcccctcttaaaccaAACCAGACTAAGCGTTGGTGTTCAATGTTATCTTCTGTTATTGCCTTTTGTTCTTCTTGTTATTGCTTTCTGTTGCCATTTTTCTCTGTCTGTCCCCTCTTGAATGAGGCTAAAACAAGCACTTGCATTCAGTGTTGTCATCTTTTGTCGCCGTTTGTTGTCATTTTCCCCCCGTCTCCTCTAAACTAAACCAGAGTAAGCGTTAGCGTTCAACGTTATCTTCTGTTATTGCCTTTTGTTCTCATCTGATCAGTCCCCTCTTAAATCCAACTAAACCAAGCGTGAGGATTCAATGTCGGAGTCTTTCCCAATCACTCACCCTGCGCCCCTCTGTAGTACGTAGAAGCGATGCACTTGAACCGCTCTTGTCCTGCCGTGTCCCACCTTGAACGTGGAGACAAAAGCAGCGGCTGCCGGTTTCTGTGGTGCCTTTCAGGGAATGAGGACGCGAGGTGAGGACTTACAGCTGCAGGCTGAAGGGGATGCCGAGCACCTCGAAACGCTCCATCTCGAAGTCCACACCGATCGTCGCTTTGTAGTTCTTATCGAAAGCATCCTTGCAAAAcctgaaaacacaacacaggtgGATCAAAGGTGGCATCAACCAGTAAACTTTATACACAGTACGTACACACAAGTACATTACGTAgtacgtacagtacatacaagtaCATTAcgtagtacatacagtacttacaTTACGTAGAGTACATACAAGTACGTTACGCAGAGTACATTACATAGAGTACgttacatagagtacatactgtacaagtaCCTTACATTAAGTTCAACTTTAGAGGAGAAATAACCCTTTTGATGTTGGTGAGGATGCCAGGGTTGGCAAAGCTAATCCAGGATGAATTGCAAGCATTTCCAGGATTAATCACGTTTTTTTGACATAGTTGAGCAAACACAGGATGTCTAAACAACTCACGttgtcacactgaaataagattccagaaacaaacacaattcTGTCTGGTAGTCaccaagaaagaagaaatataaatactgaaaactagggatgctccgatcgatcatcggctgatttccgtaaaaaaagcAGCCCGCAGCGACCCTTTCATGCAGCGTAGCGTAGCGTAGCGTAGCATAGCATAGCGTAGCATGGTTTTTAAGTATTCTGATGATGCAATTGTgtattagcatgtttttttagcACCCTAAGggctgtaattgttttttttgtccctgtTTATTTAAAGTGATCTCACCTATTAATCAGACAGGTTTTTCCCACGGCCAAGTCCCCCACGACGATCACCTTGGAGATTTTAAATCTGTTGAGGAGAGTAGAAGAGGAATTCAAGCACATCACAGCGGGTCATCGAGCAAAGCTCCGTTTGCAAGCCTCAAACTGACCCGACTGTGCCGGTGCGATGCTCCTGGCAGGCCGCCTTCACTTTGGGGCTGAAGTCACGTTCCGTGTGCAGCGCCGCGTCCTTCCGGAAACACTGCAGTAAGACGAGTGTTGTGATGATTACTGTACGTCATTGACGGGACGGTGCTGACAGACGATATATCAATGCTTTACATGCGGCAGCTGTGCGATGACGCGGTCCTTTCGAACCGGCGCGAAGACTCTCATGGCTGGACTTATGGTCGACATCACGCCTGCTGGGTCAAAGGTGATTCATTAGAGAGAGAAAAGGTACGTTTTATGTCCTGGATTTCTTCCAATGGCCTCTGCGCCAACAGATGGCGTGCACTGGAACAAATGCC is drawn from Dunckerocampus dactyliophorus isolate RoL2022-P2 chromosome 12, RoL_Ddac_1.1, whole genome shotgun sequence and contains these coding sequences:
- the rab34a gene encoding ras-related protein Rab-34a, which produces MSTISPAMRVFAPVRKDRVIAQLPHCFRKDAALHTERDFSPKVKAACQEHRTGTVGFKISKVIVVGDLAVGKTCLINRFCKDAFDKNYKATIGVDFEMERFEVLGIPFSLQLWDTAGQERFKCIASTYYRGAQVVIIVFDVNDVGTLDHTRQWLEDALKENDPTAVQLFLVGTKKDLSSPGRYFQIEQDALKVAQEMRAEYWTLSSLTGENVKEFFFRVASLAFETNVLAELEKSGTRQIGNVVRIHSTANNNLYNTSKKKQPACCQ